In the Dolichospermum flos-aquae CCAP 1403/13F genome, AATTCAACGGCTAACAGCTCAGTTAACCGCTGCATATCATCGGATTGCTGCTTTGGAAGAACAGTTACTCAGACAGAGAGCTTATTAATTGCGGCTAAGTTCTTCAAGTTGGGCTTCAATAGCTGCTAATAATTGATTTTGTTGCCAATTTTGACTTAAAGAGGCAGCTATACAAGCCGCACCAGCACCAATACCTTCTTTGACAAAACCCCGTTCATAAGCTTGAAGTTGAGGATATCGAGAATTAGCAAAACTCAATTGTGTAGCTAACAAGGGAGGGATGCTATTTTTGTCTAAACTTTGGGCTAAATCAACTGTTGCACCTGTGGGATCTTCTGCTACCCAACGGGTTGTGCCGATGACAATTTCTGCGGGTTGCCAAGATAAAGAATATGTGTAAGCGATCGCTTGAATTAAAGCATAAACTGCTAACATTTGTGTACCTCCACCCAATAATACCCCACAACTCCGACTCGCGGCGATCGCCATTCCTGCTACTACCACCTGCATGGGATCACCTACTGCGGCCACCAGTTCTAAAGGATCAACTGACGGGGGCATTTTTGCCAATCCCGCTTGCACCAAATCCCATTTCTGTCCGTGATTACACACAGGATGGCTACTATTAACTTTACCAACAGCATCAATGCCCAAACCAGTTAAAATTGCCAAGGCTGTTGTTGTGCCACCGACAACGCACTCGCTGAGAATTAAATACCCATGAGAACTTAATTCAGAACTTAATTGATCACCCCAACGCAATCCTTGTGCTAATAAATGTTTGACAGTATCTATATCCATAGCTGCACCCTGACTTAAACACTTCGCCGGCGCACCACCCAAATCAATTAATGGTACAGGTGGAGTATGGGGTAATCCCGCATTAAACAAGTACACAGGGATATTTAAATTAGCCACCACCGCCCGCGAAATCAGCACAGGAGAAGCCCCGGAAGTCAAAGGAGGGAGAGGGTACTTGGGTTGATGTTCAGCACCGTAATAGAGAAATTCTCCATCAGCACAAGCTGTATATTGGCGATCCTGTGGAGTCAACCCAGCGGCAGAAATACCAGGAATTAAACCCGTTTCTGTAAATCCCAAAATACAGGCAAATATAGGTAATTTACCCCGATAACGATGAAGCCATGCTTTGCCCTGGGGAACTTGTGTGTAAATATTAATCATATCTAAACTGTGATTTTTCTGATTTTTCTGATTTTCCTGATTAATTAATCATCTTTATCAAATTAATCAAAAAAATCATAGTTATGACTTTTACAATTAATCATCTTCATCAAATTAATCAAAAAAATCATAGTTAGGACTACTCATAATCCATCAACACTTGCAACCAATGAGGTGGACGGGGAATGGGATTTCCTAAGCGATCCAAAAGTAACAAAGCAGTAAGATGGACTATAAACAAGTAAATAAAATTATTAAGAACAATGAAAGCGATCGCTCCTAATTGAATTAATAATAAATTGGGAGTCATTAACAATTCCAACTTTAAAAAAATCCATTCAATAATTTCTGTCACTTGGTTAATCACATAAACCCACAAATCTTCCCCCGATAGCACAGACAAAAACCACAGCCGAAAAAACACCCCCATAGTCCCCAATAACGTCCCTAAAGTCATCGAAACAATCCAGGGGACACGACGATACCAAGTCACCCCCAATAGCACACCCATCAAGCCAAAAGGCATGACAAATAACAAACTGCGGAATGGACCCATCAACACAGACAACAGCAATCCAGAAGTCACCGCTGCCATCCAAGCTGCCCGTTTACCCCAACGTAAATAAACCAAAGCAATAGGGATAGGAAAAAATACCCGCAATACAGGACCCAAAGGAAAATAAAAATTAATAAACCAAATTAAACTCGCCGTACTTGCTAAAAAAGCCGTTTCCACCATCCTCAAGGTACTCTCAACTTTAAGAGGTTGGTACTGTAATTGACTTTGGGGAAGAGATTCAGGAGATGAATCTTTCTCTGGTTCTTCTGGGAGCAAATCAACAATACTCATGCAGGCAACTAAATTAAACGATGGTTTTTTCCAAAGCTGACCAATCGGGAATATGAATTCTATCTTAATCTCTGACAATCAAACCCTTTTTTTCTAATTTTGTCAGCACTCTTGTCACAGTTTCCCGTGCCAATCCACTTAAACTACTTAACTCGCGGTGGGGTAAATTAGGAATTTCCGTGCCTGTATTCTCTTGTTTGCTTTGCCCCTCTGCCAAAAATAGCAACGTATCCGCCACCCGTGACTGACTATCTGATTCCCGTAACCGCAATTTTCTGTTAACTTGTCGCAACCCATTAAATTACAACCACCTTTAATAGAGATTGTCTGAGATTACACCAACTATGTTATAAAAATTTCAGAGGGAACAGGAAAAACTCATGTTTAAGTTCCCTGTTCCCAGTTAAGAGTTCCCTGTTCCCTTGTCATAACGACAATTTTTAACGCCAACCTACTTAGAAGTATTATTTGATTTTCCTGTATCCCTCACGAGAGTGCGTCAATAACCCCACACAATCGCGTAGACTGCGCTCTGCGCTTAAAAACTACCTAAACCTGAATCTTCTAAAATTTTGTACATTTTTAACTAAGGTAATTTAACGTGACTTCCCATATTGATGAAATTCACCAACTAATTGCAGATATTGATCACTTACTGTCTCACACAGCTAAAGGCCTTTCTAAGTTCCTGTCTAACCAAGGACAACAGGAAAAAGACGTTTTACAACGAGTGCATAACTTCTTGGTGCGACTGAGTGAGGAAGAAGTATCAAAAGATGATGTCCTACCAGAAACTACAAACCCACTTCCCACACCAAAATTTTCATCTCTCTTGACACAATTTAACCAAGAGGTTAATGTTCCATCTGTATTTGAGTCTGGTTCGCATCAACCAGAGCTTAGTAGTATTGAAACAGGACAAATCAAACAAGAATTAATGGTCTTAATTCAGCCTTTACAAGCGGAATTATCCAGGCTGTTAGCAGAAAGAGCCGATTTGATTCAGGAAATTAGGCAACTAGAGCAAAAGCGACTGCAAAACCATTCATTAAGTCAGCAGTTAGCGAACCAAGACGAAATGATTTCTGAATTTTTAGAAGTCCTCATGGGTCGTTTAGTGCCACATCTAAAATCAAATTCTGCGGTAATAATTAACCCTGATTTACAGAATTTAGAAGCAATTACTTCTGCCATTCAACCTATTTTAGAATCAGCAGAACGGGTAGAACAGTTAGCAAATTTGGCTCGGAATTTAGATCAACACTTACTGTCTCTAGATGGAACTGTTAATACTATTTTTGAAGCCCTAGAACGGAATATTAACGCCTATTATCAATCCTTATCCCAAGCATTAGCTAAAATGCACAATGAGGGGATGCAAGGTGAACAATTGATGGCGAAGTTTCTCAATAATTTGACTCAATATTTACAACAACAAGTCTTGATTAATGAGTCTTCTATTTCTGATGTCAACACTGAAATAGTTTCGGCATCACCATTATTAACTGAGTCCTCTGTTGTTGAACAATTAACACCTTCAGAAAATGTATCTAGAGAACTTCCGACTGCGGCATCACCATTATTAGCTGAGTCCACGGTTGTTGAACAATTAACACCTTCAGAAGATGTACTTGTAGAACTTCCTGCTGCGGAAATATTGCCAATTGATCTGGATACAGAGTTGTTACAAGAGCCAACACAATCTGCAAAAGATTTACAATTAACAAATACTGATGAAGTAGCTGAACTTTATGCCAGTTTCTTTAATACTGAAATTTCTTCACCGCTAAGTTTCTCATTTTCTTCTGATATTTTGCTGAAGGAAGATGAAAATTTATCCATTGCTTCTGAAGTGGTTAATCATGATTTATCAGCATTAGAAATTAACAGTTCGACAGTTCCTGGTCTAGCTGACAGCACTACGTTAGCAGAACCAAATTCTGTGGATACAATTACAGTTCTGACTGATTTGTTAGTAGATACGACTCATGAACAAGTACCAATAACAGTTATCAATCAATCAGATAATTCCCACATAGAACCCGAAAATCAGGATATAGCTTTAGATAACTGTCAGGAAGTAGATTTAAGTTTGACAACTCAGACATATATAGAAGCAGAAAAAGAAGATTTTCCTCAAGCTTCAATTACCAGTGAGCAAACTCCAATTACCAGTCCTCAACCCTCAATTCCCAATGATGAAAATAATCATCTTGTCCCAGAGGATACTTTAAATACGACTTGGTATTTAGGAATTGATATTGGTACGACAGGAATTTCTGCGGCTTTATTAAATCACTCTAAATTGGTAGTTTATCCAATTTATTGGTCAGCAGAAAATCAAAGTGGTGATGCTTCCTTTCAGCAATCATTCCGGTTACCAGCAGAAGTTTATTTACCGACGAATTCAACTTCTCATCAGGTGAAAAATGGACAATCAGAATCTTCCCCTCATCTTTATTCAGCACAGTTAAAGCCTTATTTACAAATAGCAGTTCCCTACCAGCAAGAACGACAAAAATGGGAACCAATGCTGCAATTAAATGAGTTTTCCGCAGGTCCATTGATTTGGGTAGTGCGATCGCTCTCTAAGCTACTATCAACTCTCAGAGCTAGTCAAACTAGTACCACACCAGCTTTAATTGCTAATGCTGTGGGAATGAATATACCAACTTTTTCCAAGGTAATTAAGAATATCGCTGGTGTCATCTGTACTTGTCCTTCCAGTTGGACTGAACAATATCGCTTTAACGTTCGAGAAGCGATTGTGACTAGCGAACTTATCTCTCATCCTCAACAAGTCTTTTTTGTGGAAGAAGCGATCGCCAGTTTACTGCCAGAATTAGACAGTGCCAATGGTCAATCTATCCAAATCAGCGAAAAGCAGGGTTTACAGGCTTTAAAAACTAGCAATTATCTCCTGGTAGGTAACACTTTAGCAATTAATATTGGGGCAACGTTAGTAGAAATGACCTTGGTAGATATACCAGCAAATCTGGAAGAATTGGTACATAAAAACTTCATGCTCCACAATTTTGCCTACTCTGGTAAAGGCATTGAACAGGATATTATTTGTCAGTTACTACTACCACCAAAATCCCGCCAACTTCGCCAACCTGGACAATCTCATCATGAAGGAGCGAATGCTAATCCTTGGCATTGGCAACCCTCAATTCCCGGTTTAGACCAAATGCAATTCTCTAATTTGGGTTTAGAAGGACTGGTACTACCCAAAGTTGGAGAACCAGATACACAAGCACGGATTCGTCTCCAGCAACGTCTAGAAAGTTCTCTCCTGGGACAAGCCTTATTAGATGCAGCATTGGCATTAAAGTTAATTTTACAGCACCAAGAAACCTTTACCCTAGAATTCGCCGACCAACGTTGGGTATTACAGCGCCGAGATTTGGAAAGTCAAGTCTTTGTTCCCTTTGTCCGTCGTCTCAATCGAGAGCTTAACAAATTATTAGTAGCCCGTGGTATTCCCACCGAAGCTATTAATCAAGCTGTCCTCAGCGGTGGTGTGGCTTCCGTCGGCACTATTAACCGTTGGTTACGGCAAAAATTGCCTAATGCCAAAATTATTCAGGACTTATACCTTGGTGAAAACGGCGCTCCTAATTGCAGTCGAGTTGCATTAGGTTTAACTATGTTACCGTTGCATCCCCAAGTTTTAGACATACCTAAACAACAATACACAGATTATTTCCTATTCTCTGAATTGCTAAAACTATTGCCCAACCGTTCTTTAACCTTTGGTGAAGTCTTGCAGTTATTTGAAAGTCGTGGTATCAATACCCGTATCTGTCAACAGCGGTTATTGGCTTTCCTAGAAGGTGAACTACCACCAGGCTTAATTCCTGCGGCTTCAGATCACCTTTGGCTGACCCATCACTCCCAGGAAAATCTCGACTACAAAGCAATTGATTCCCTCAAAGCAGGCATAAACTCTCCACCACTATTTGAAAAGCAAGGCAATCTCTCCTATCGTCCCAATTTACAACAAGTCCAGTTATTACTACGTTATTTAGATGCCATTAAATCTAGTACCGTGCAGTCCCTAGAAGAACCATATAGTTACCTTTTACATAGTCAAGTATAGGGCAGAGGAGCATGGGGCAGGGGGATTTTACTTCTTCTTTTTTTCCTCCTGACAACTGACCTTTTGGGAACGTTACAGCACTTACTGGTGTTATGAGGTACATATCTAGCGGGCAAGATGCCCGCACTACAAGAGTTTCATGATTCAACTTTGTACCTCATAAGAGCGGAAACCGCTGTAGATACATTAGAGCGATCACTAAATAGAGAACTCAATGGCAAAACATCAGGATCTTCTTTCTTCCTAGAGAAGACATATAATAGGGTTTTCAGGCTTTTGGGTGGGATCATGGAAATGAATAGCAAAGTAAAAATAAAAATAAACTAACTTTAGTGCGTATATTCAGTTTCTAGAGATGATAATATCATCACAACCCGACGCTCATGTTGGGTAACATACGTCAACCCAACCTACAAATCAAGACTTTTTTCGATTTGGACAAGGTATTGATATAACTGAAACTGGTGATTGGTGCATAAATCTCACAATTTGTCTAGTTGCTGGCATTATTGAAATTATTGACGGGAGGAGTGATCATGAAATTATTAGTTCGTTGGAGCTTAACATTGGGTTTGGCTGGTAGTGTAATGTTTGCGGGAATCTTGGGAATAAATAATCTCCAAGCCCTAGCACTACCACAGGAACAGGTGGTAAAAACTTTACAAGAAGTACCAGTTTTTACACTAACTAATCCCAAAGGAGAATTTGTAGTTATCTCCAAAAAAAATCAATCTAAAACTATTTCCCAAATAGGCTTTTTTATTAGTAAGAAAGACGCTCAACTTTTCCTAGAAAATCGGCTTAAAAAAGAAAATCCCCAGTTAGCAAATACTATCCAAATCACACCAATTTCTTTAGCCGATTACTATAAATTAGTAGTAGAAAATAATAAGAAAAAAGACTCTGATGTAATCTTAACTTTAGTTCCCACAAAACAGCAAGTGGATGTGGCCATAACTATGCTGAATACCAGTGGTAGCCCAGACAAAAAATTTAATGGTATTCCTTTGTTTGTGCCAAAATTCAAGAAAGATAATAGCTATCTCACCATTCCCCAGGGAAAAAATCGGTTGATTCCTTTCTATTTTGAAAAAGAACAAGCAGTAGCTCTTTTAGAAGCCTTCAAAAAGGCTAAACCACAGGAAGCAGCGAATACAGAAATTCAGGTATTAGATTTGTATAGAGTGATTGAAACACTCAGTAGTAGTAATGATCCCAGCACCAATAAAATTTTCTTGTTTCCCTCACGGGAATCAATAGAATTTATTCGTTCTATAGTTCCAAATCAACCAAAAAAATAAAAAATAATCTTTACCTCCTGATATGTTAAAGGCAAATCAAATAGTTTCTGGATTAGAACTTTGGCAATGGCGAAAAACCGCAATTCAAACAGCTATAGCCTCGGACATATCCCCAATGGAGGTAGATTGGCTATTATTAACAATAGCTAATTTAGACCGCTTGGCACTGCGTTTGGAGTCTTTCAAAACATGGCAGCAAATCCCCATAAAATTGTCCTTAACAGAATTAGAGCAATTGTGGCAAAGGCGATTAGATGACCGTTTACCGGTTCAGTATATTGCAGGGACGACAGCTTGGCGGAAGTTTCAACTCACAGTTTCCCCTGCGGTCTTAATTCCCAGACCAGAAACAGAAATATTGATTGATTTGGCCGTAACTGCTGCTAACGGTGAAGCCAAAGCAGGTCAATGGGTGGACCTGGGAACGGGTAGTGGGGCGATCGCCCTAGGATTAGCTGAAGCATTCACAACCGCCACTATTCATGCTGTAGATATCAGTCCAGCCGCTTTAGCCATTGCTCAAACCAACGCTGAAGATTTAGGTTTTCGGGAACGGATTCAATTTTATCAAGGTTCTTGGTGGCAACCCCTAGAATCCCTCAAAGGTCAGTTTAGCGGCATGATATCAAATCCGCCCTATATCCCCAGTAATACCGTACTGACCTTACAACCAGAAGTAGTCAAACATGAACCTCATTTAGCCTTAGATGGTGGTGCAGATGGTTTAGACTATATTCGTCATTTAATTGATATTTCCCCTAATTATTTGCGTCCTGGTGGGCTGTGGTTAATTGAAATGATGACAGGACAGGCAGAAATGGTGCGGGAATTGTTGGAAAATAATGGTAATTATATCAATATTTCCATTCATGCTGATTTAGCCGGAATTAAACGTTTTGCAGTGGCTTCTAATTGCAAATAAAAAATATTCTATGGCAACCACCTATTTTTCCTCCTTGCATTCCTCTTTGCGACTTTGCGACTCTGCGTGAGACAAAAAAAGATTTTGGAAAAAAGAATATTTTGCTATTAGATAGGAGGATTCCAGATAAACACCCCATAAAATTCTCACTGCCTACAACACCTTACACTGCCCATAATGCCTTAATAAATGATCACATAAAACCAAAGCCACCATAGCATCAACCATTGGCACAGCGCGGGGTAAAACACAAGGATCATGTCTTCCCTTCCCAGATAAAAGAGTTTCTTCACCTTCCTTAGTTACGGTTTTTTGTTCCTTTCTAATAGTAGCCGTCGGCTTAAAAGCCACTCGGATAATAATATTTTCACCGTTGGAAATTCCCCCTTGAATTCCGCCCGAACGGTTAGTTACTGTTCTAATTTCGCCACTTTCATCAATATAAAATTCGTCGTTATGTTCAAAACCTGTTAACAAAGTTCCGTCAAAACCAGAACCGATTTCAAAACCTTTACTTGCTGGTAATGACATTACCGCTTTTGCTAAATCTGCTTCTAATTTATCAAAAACAGGTTCGCCTAAACCCTTGGGAACATTCCGCACCACACATTCAACCACACCACCGATGGAATTACCATCTCGACCGGTTTGTTCAATTAATGAAATCATGGTATTAGCAATTTCGCCATCTGGACAACGGACAATATTGCTTTCGACATCTGCTAAAGTAACGGTATTCGGATCAACAACACCTTCTAAATCCTTAATTCGCTTGACATAAGCAATAACTTCCACATTTGCCACTTGATGTAAAATCTTTTTAGCGATCGCACCAGCAGCAACTCTACCTATTGTCTCACGCGCTGACGACCTACCACCACCTTGCCAATTTCTGAATCCATATTTAGCATCATAGGTAGCATCTGCATGAGAAGGGCGATATTTTTGCGCCATTTCATCATAATCTTCGGGACGAGTATTTTTATTTCTGACTAAAATGGCAATTGGTGTTCCCAGAGTTTTCCCCTCAAACACCCCAGATAAAATCTCACAGGTGTCCGCTTCTTTGCGAGGAGTCGTAATTTTACTTTGTCCTGGTCGTCTTCTATCTAACTCAAATTGAATTTCTTCGGCAGAAATTTCCAGTTGTGGGGGACAACCATCAATAATAACTCCCACACCGCCGCCGTGAGATTCGCCAAAAGTAGTGATACGGAAAAGATGACCAAAAGTGCTGCCCATGATATTCAGGAAATACAGACCGGAATATTTATTTTACATGGAGTTGGGCGATCCTGCGAAAAATCAAAAATTCCCCATGACCGAAAATAATGGGATACAAGCCCCGTCCTTCTAGGACGGCTTTTTATTAATTCTTAATTTTCTAATCAATTCTCTAAGCACATCGGATTTGGTTCTCTCATTTTCTTGGCAGTAGTCTTCAAGATGTGTAAATTCTTCTTCAGTTAATCGAAAAAATATACTCTTTTTCATTGCATTGTATATTGATATGATATACAATAATAGCAGATTTACAAAGAATAAGTCATGAAAGCTAGATATCAGTATCGTTTTTACCCGACAATTCAACAACAACAGAGTTTAGCTCAGTTGTTCGGTTGTGTGCGTGTAGTGTGGAATGATGCTCTAGCTATCTGTAAACAAGCAGAAAAATTACCAAGTAATAACGACTTACAAAAGTTAGTTATTACTCAAGCCAAGAAAACTGTTGAACGGGAATGGTTATCCGAGGTTTCTAATATTCCTTTGCAACAATCAGTTGCAGATTTAGGCGTTGCCTATAAAAACTTTTTCGACTCCCTTAAAGGTAAGCGAAAAGGTAAAAAAGTTGAGAAACCTAAATTTAAAAAGAAAACAAATCAGCAGTCAGCACGATTTAGAATTGGTGGTTTTTTAATTAAGAATGATGGAGTTTATCTTGCTAAAATTGGAAGCGTGAAACCAATTTGGTCGAGAGAATTACCGTCTATTCCTAGTTCTGTAACGGTAATTAAGGATTGTGCTAATCGCTATTTTATTAGTTTTGTAGTAGAAGTTGAGCCTGTTAATATTGATGCTAAAAACCAAAGTATCGGTATTGATTTAGGGATCAAAA is a window encoding:
- the cobT gene encoding nicotinate mononucleotide-dependent phosphoribosyltransferase CobT; its protein translation is MINIYTQVPQGKAWLHRYRGKLPIFACILGFTETGLIPGISAAGLTPQDRQYTACADGEFLYYGAEHQPKYPLPPLTSGASPVLISRAVVANLNIPVYLFNAGLPHTPPVPLIDLGGAPAKCLSQGAAMDIDTVKHLLAQGLRWGDQLSSELSSHGYLILSECVVGGTTTALAILTGLGIDAVGKVNSSHPVCNHGQKWDLVQAGLAKMPPSVDPLELVAAVGDPMQVVVAGMAIAASRSCGVLLGGGTQMLAVYALIQAIAYTYSLSWQPAEIVIGTTRWVAEDPTGATVDLAQSLDKNSIPPLLATQLSFANSRYPQLQAYERGFVKEGIGAGAACIAASLSQNWQQNQLLAAIEAQLEELSRN
- a CDS encoding DUF2232 domain-containing protein; translated protein: MSIVDLLPEEPEKDSSPESLPQSQLQYQPLKVESTLRMVETAFLASTASLIWFINFYFPLGPVLRVFFPIPIALVYLRWGKRAAWMAAVTSGLLLSVLMGPFRSLLFVMPFGLMGVLLGVTWYRRVPWIVSMTLGTLLGTMGVFFRLWFLSVLSGEDLWVYVINQVTEIIEWIFLKLELLMTPNLLLIQLGAIAFIVLNNFIYLFIVHLTALLLLDRLGNPIPRPPHWLQVLMDYE
- a CDS encoding Tic22 family protein — protein: MKLLVRWSLTLGLAGSVMFAGILGINNLQALALPQEQVVKTLQEVPVFTLTNPKGEFVVISKKNQSKTISQIGFFISKKDAQLFLENRLKKENPQLANTIQITPISLADYYKLVVENNKKKDSDVILTLVPTKQQVDVAITMLNTSGSPDKKFNGIPLFVPKFKKDNSYLTIPQGKNRLIPFYFEKEQAVALLEAFKKAKPQEAANTEIQVLDLYRVIETLSSSNDPSTNKIFLFPSRESIEFIRSIVPNQPKK
- the prmC gene encoding peptide chain release factor N(5)-glutamine methyltransferase — encoded protein: MLKANQIVSGLELWQWRKTAIQTAIASDISPMEVDWLLLTIANLDRLALRLESFKTWQQIPIKLSLTELEQLWQRRLDDRLPVQYIAGTTAWRKFQLTVSPAVLIPRPETEILIDLAVTAANGEAKAGQWVDLGTGSGAIALGLAEAFTTATIHAVDISPAALAIAQTNAEDLGFRERIQFYQGSWWQPLESLKGQFSGMISNPPYIPSNTVLTLQPEVVKHEPHLALDGGADGLDYIRHLIDISPNYLRPGGLWLIEMMTGQAEMVRELLENNGNYINISIHADLAGIKRFAVASNCK
- the aroC gene encoding chorismate synthase, which encodes MGSTFGHLFRITTFGESHGGGVGVIIDGCPPQLEISAEEIQFELDRRRPGQSKITTPRKEADTCEILSGVFEGKTLGTPIAILVRNKNTRPEDYDEMAQKYRPSHADATYDAKYGFRNWQGGGRSSARETIGRVAAGAIAKKILHQVANVEVIAYVKRIKDLEGVVDPNTVTLADVESNIVRCPDGEIANTMISLIEQTGRDGNSIGGVVECVVRNVPKGLGEPVFDKLEADLAKAVMSLPASKGFEIGSGFDGTLLTGFEHNDEFYIDESGEIRTVTNRSGGIQGGISNGENIIIRVAFKPTATIRKEQKTVTKEGEETLLSGKGRHDPCVLPRAVPMVDAMVALVLCDHLLRHYGQCKVL